The following proteins are co-located in the Telopea speciosissima isolate NSW1024214 ecotype Mountain lineage chromosome 9, Tspe_v1, whole genome shotgun sequence genome:
- the LOC122638541 gene encoding 50S ribosomal protein L7/L12, which yields MSFISRFGNRFSNGFCRNPNFLVPLSWKLINSNGVSRTFSLPARKEEEEDEIEIDQRRLPADYDPSNFDPTEHRSPPTDRVFRLVDEIAGLTLVEVAELSSILMRKLGMKETPVVGVMKPGAAGLAGIASMKATSAAKDEKKPEKTVFELKLESYEAAAKIKIIKEVRSFTDLGLKEAKDLVEKTPAVFKKGVSKEEGEQIIEKMKALGAKVVME from the coding sequence ATGAGCTTTATTTCAAGATTCGGGAACCGTTTCTCCAATGGGTTCTGCAGAAACCCAAATTTTCTTGTCCCTTTATCGTGGAAATTAATCAACTCGAACGGTGTATCCCGGACATTTAGTCTTCCTGCaaggaaagaggaggaggaagacgagATAGAGATTGATCAGAGGAGACTTCCTGCAGATTACGACCCATCAAATTTCGATCCCACAGAGCATCGGAGCCCTCCAACCGATCGGGTTTTCAGGTTGGTAGATGAAATTGCAGGGTTGACATTAGTTGAAGTGGCTGAGCTGTCATCGATTCTGATGAGGAAATTAGGTATGAAGGAAACACCAGTTGTGGGGGTCATGAAACCAGGAGCTGCTGGATTGGCCGGAATAGCGTCGATGAAAGCAACGTCGGCGGCAAAAGACGAGAAGAAGCCAGAGAAGACTGTGTTTGAGTTGAAGTTGGAGTCCTATGAGGCTGCGGCGAAGATTAAAATCATCAAGGAGGTCAGGAGTTTCACCGATTTGGGTCTCAAGGAAGCAAAGGATTTGGTGGAGAAGACGCCGGCGGTGTTCAAAAAAGGTGTGTCGAAGGAGGAAGGGGAGCAGATTATTGAAAAGATGAAGGCTCTCGGGGCTAAAGTAGTCATGGAGTAA